The region TTGGGCGTGCCGTCTCGCAGAGATAACCAATAGGTCGCCAACGCGGTGCACACGGCGCTCGTGATGAAACCTGCGGCATCCGCCAGAAGCGATTGCTTCACCTGCGTTTTGATCCGATCAAACACATAAGCGCCAAGAAACACAAACCCACTTAACCCGACAAACGATGAAAGACCGTACACAGAGGCTACGTCACCCATCCCCGGATAAAAGTAAGCGACTAAGGGAATCACGCAGGCAACGACGAACCAAATAGAGAGGTAGGTGATCTTCTCCGCGTCTGTGGAATGTCGATAAATCTTCGACATGAATGGAATAAACAGATAAATCCCCACCAAGGCATACAGGTACCACAGGTGAAAATAAGCAGGCCCCTTGAGCACGGAAAACAATGAGGCACTTAACCCACTGTAATCACCACTCAACCTGGCCTTCCACAGCACGTAGAACACCGACCAAAATATAAGTGGCGGGAAGATGCGTAAAAATCGCTTGGTGTAAAACTGCGTCACCCCTTCTTCCCTGCCCAGCAACAGTGCACCCGACAACATCAAGAAGAGTGGAACACACGCCCGAACAAGTGAGTCATACGCATTAAAATAAACCCAGTCATGACTAAATTCGGCAACGCCCGTTGCGGACACATGAAGAACAACGACCATTAAGCAAGCGATGATTCGTGTGAAATCCAATCCAACACTAAGGTCTTTTCTCATTGTTCCCTTCGAGCCCCTATCACGCGACATTCGAGTTTTATTTTATCTCGCAGCCTTTTCCTTAGGCTGACTTCACCAAAACATTCGTTATAACAGTAGCGTGAAAAGCGCCCGTACGGGTATAGGCTATTTTGTCGATCCCTCACAACACCTGCGCTGATTGCCCTCATGCCGGCTTGAATTCAACGCTATTCAGCACTGCACGAAGGCGCTCAAATTGGATGCCTAGTCAAATCGCGGACAACAAAAAAGGGCCCACCTTTCGGTGAGCCCTTCTAGACCGCCCAGCAGAGCGGATTTTGTTTGGTAGGCGCGATTGGACTCGAACCAACGACCCCCACCATGTCAAGGTGGTGCTCTAACCAACTGAGCTACGTGCCTGCTGTGAGGCGGCATTCTACGGAATTCCGGAGGGGTGTCAACATCTTTTTTGCAGCTAACCCTATGAATATGCGAATTATTTATTCGCGCCGGGCAGACCCGAGGTTTTCGGGTGGCTGGCAGGCAATTTTCAACTCAGGTAGGATCGGCGCACTCGTAAAAAATATAAAACAGAGGTTCCAGGATGGCGAACACCCCCTACCCCCAGTCATATTACGCCGCATCCGCGAATGCGGTTCCGCCGCGCCCGGTACTGCAAGGTGAAGTCGAAACCGATGTGTGCGTGATTGGCGCTGGCTACACCGGCCTTTCAAGCGCGCTGTTTCTGCTGGAGAGCGGTTTTCGCGTCACCGTGCTGGAAGCCGCCAAAGTGGGGTTTGGCGCCTCGGGCCGTAATGGCGGGCAGATCGTCAACAGCTATAGCCGCGACATCGACGTGATCGAACGCAGCGTCGGCCCCAAGCAGGCGCAACTGCTCGGGCAGATGGCGTTTGAAGGCGGCAGGATCATCCGTGAACGCGTGGCAAAGTACCAAATCCAGTGCGACTTGAAGGACGGCGGCGTGTTCGCTGCACTCAACAGCAAGCACATGGGTCATCTGGAGTCGCAGCAACGACTGTGGGAGCGCTACGGCCATACGCAGCTGGAGTTGCTGGACGAGCGCCGTATCCGCGAAGTGGTGGCCTGTGACAACTATGTCGGCGGCCTGCTGGACATGAGTGGCGGACACATTCATCCGCTCAACCTCGCGCTGGGCGAGGCGGCGGCTGTGGAGTCGCTGGGCGGCACAATCTACGAGCAATCGGCGGCAGTGCGCATCGAGCGCGGCGCCAACCCAGTGGTGCACACCGCCGAGGGCAAGGTCAGGGCCAAGTTCATCATCGTCGCGGGCAACGCCTACCTCGGGAACCTGGTGCCGGAGCTGGCGGCCAAATCGATGCCATGCGGCACACAGGTCATCACCACCGCACCGCTGGGCGATGAGCTGGCCAGGACGTTGCTGCCGCAGGATTACTGCGTCGAGGACTGCAACTACCTGCTCGACTACTACCGACTTACCAGCGACAAGCGCCTGATCTTCGGCGGCGGCGTGGTGTATGGCGCGCGTGACCCGGCAAACATCGAAGCAATCATCCGCCCGAAGATGCTCAAAGCCTTCCCGCAGCTCAAGGATGTGAAAATCGAC is a window of Pseudomonas antarctica DNA encoding:
- a CDS encoding acyltransferase; the protein is MRKDLSVGLDFTRIIACLMVVVLHVSATGVAEFSHDWVYFNAYDSLVRACVPLFLMLSGALLLGREEGVTQFYTKRFLRIFPPLIFWSVFYVLWKARLSGDYSGLSASLFSVLKGPAYFHLWYLYALVGIYLFIPFMSKIYRHSTDAEKITYLSIWFVVACVIPLVAYFYPGMGDVASVYGLSSFVGLSGFVFLGAYVFDRIKTQVKQSLLADAAGFITSAVCTALATYWLSLRDGTPNQLFFSYLSPFVVAGAVFGFRLLMGLGTRLSRYAKTLNVLAGSTLGVYCLHIFVMNRLSIVYGPFIEGHSMLWVIPALVFAIFIMTLAPIFIARQFKPFRHII
- a CDS encoding NAD(P)/FAD-dependent oxidoreductase; translation: MANTPYPQSYYAASANAVPPRPVLQGEVETDVCVIGAGYTGLSSALFLLESGFRVTVLEAAKVGFGASGRNGGQIVNSYSRDIDVIERSVGPKQAQLLGQMAFEGGRIIRERVAKYQIQCDLKDGGVFAALNSKHMGHLESQQRLWERYGHTQLELLDERRIREVVACDNYVGGLLDMSGGHIHPLNLALGEAAAVESLGGTIYEQSAAVRIERGANPVVHTAEGKVRAKFIIVAGNAYLGNLVPELAAKSMPCGTQVITTAPLGDELARTLLPQDYCVEDCNYLLDYYRLTSDKRLIFGGGVVYGARDPANIEAIIRPKMLKAFPQLKDVKIDYAWTGNFLLTLSRLPQVGRLGDNIYYSQGCSGHGVTYTHLAGKVLAEALRGQAERFDAFADLPHYPFPGGQLLRTPFAALGAWYYGLRDKLGF